Proteins from a genomic interval of uncultured Desulfuromusa sp.:
- a CDS encoding Fur family transcriptional regulator yields the protein MDFLLSKRLDVFTKVCRERNLRLTPQRLEIFKKIAQATDHPTAEKLHQRLIEGMPTLSLDTVYRTLGTFLDIGLISKVDTIESQARFEVSEFQHHHLICEQCHKIIDFEWWQVDELELPDQVQSLGNFKRKKVVVYGICQDCLK from the coding sequence ATGGATTTTTTGTTATCAAAACGCCTGGATGTTTTTACGAAAGTCTGTAGGGAAAGAAATCTTCGTTTGACACCTCAACGGTTGGAGATTTTTAAAAAAATAGCACAGGCTACTGACCATCCGACAGCAGAAAAATTGCACCAGCGTCTGATAGAGGGGATGCCGACTTTGTCTCTTGATACGGTGTATCGAACCCTTGGAACATTTTTGGATATTGGCTTAATCAGTAAGGTGGATACGATCGAAAGCCAGGCTCGTTTTGAAGTATCTGAGTTTCAACATCATCATTTGATTTGTGAACAATGTCATAAAATTATAGATTTTGAGTGGTGGCAAGTTGATGAACTGGAACTCCCGGATCAAGTTCAATCTCTGGGGAATTTTAAACGTAAAAAAGTCGTCGTTTATGGAATTTGTCAGGACTGTTTAAAGTAG